A part of Tardiphaga sp. vice304 genomic DNA contains:
- a CDS encoding YfjI family protein: MTENLNSAALDAGRYVTVEDPVAEGEPTLHASDDLDLEKQFGALATQMVRDARSEVARAPSSGKLVAYRTVTKRLAGAAGEWITKGVISDILVDLAGAHRNFGLSTDHIQKIIAEEFSAAAIQKDEAADSRGSSILYATQNEARSEVSWPNPTQISSTLAPVEQLHPELLPDAIRGYIWDVADRQQSPPDFAAVAAICAIAALVGNRVRISPKQADDWEVVPTLWGAIIGRPSAMKSPALHAALRPIYAIQDEQRKLWEEASKEAVVDNELNGMHLRDAKKKAKKALESGDSAGARSFLAERELNDGSELSPCPRLVVNDASVEKLGEILNENPRGVLVVRDELYGLLSRIESGEFENERAFYLEAFNGDGCFTYDRIGRGTVHIHACTLSIVGGIQPSRLAPMVRAAMSGIKNDGFIQRMQLAVWPDDLPSWRWVDRTPDSTSAALYEKVFRDLHGLTIGDTANPHIMRFSPTAQELFRDLTTQLQTEARAGRLPPTVESHILKMPKTIAALALLFELIDGGRWEVGEEATRRAMAWASYLRSHANRLYASGEAMAEDGARLIIERRQQLPHQFSQRDIYRKGWANLPDKDAVESAVHVLLATHHCREVAPVKGDQGGRPATTYAWHPSLNDEMRGDVDAEK; this comes from the coding sequence ATGACTGAGAACCTCAACAGTGCGGCGCTCGACGCTGGCCGTTACGTCACAGTCGAGGACCCAGTAGCGGAAGGCGAACCCACGCTTCACGCCAGCGACGACCTTGACTTGGAAAAGCAATTCGGAGCGTTGGCCACTCAGATGGTGCGAGATGCGCGCTCTGAGGTGGCTCGTGCACCGTCGTCAGGAAAGTTGGTCGCGTATAGAACCGTGACGAAACGTCTTGCTGGCGCGGCAGGCGAATGGATTACCAAGGGTGTCATTTCGGACATTCTCGTCGATTTAGCTGGTGCTCATAGAAACTTCGGTCTTTCTACGGACCATATTCAAAAGATTATCGCGGAAGAGTTTTCCGCCGCTGCGATTCAGAAAGATGAAGCCGCTGATTCGAGAGGATCGAGCATTCTTTATGCCACGCAAAATGAAGCCCGCTCCGAAGTGTCCTGGCCAAATCCGACACAGATAAGCTCTACTCTTGCACCTGTGGAGCAACTTCACCCTGAGCTTCTGCCCGACGCGATCCGGGGCTATATTTGGGACGTTGCCGATCGTCAGCAAAGTCCGCCGGATTTTGCGGCAGTTGCAGCAATATGTGCCATCGCGGCACTGGTCGGTAACCGAGTCCGCATCAGTCCGAAACAAGCTGACGACTGGGAGGTTGTGCCCACTTTGTGGGGAGCGATCATCGGTCGCCCCAGTGCTATGAAATCGCCCGCGCTTCATGCAGCACTTCGCCCCATCTACGCGATTCAGGACGAGCAGCGCAAACTATGGGAAGAAGCATCAAAGGAAGCTGTAGTAGACAATGAGCTTAACGGAATGCATCTCCGAGACGCCAAAAAGAAAGCCAAAAAAGCGTTAGAAAGCGGAGATAGCGCGGGCGCGCGTTCGTTCTTGGCCGAGCGAGAGCTGAATGATGGATCAGAGCTTTCTCCGTGTCCTCGGTTGGTCGTCAACGATGCTTCGGTTGAAAAGCTAGGGGAGATCCTTAACGAAAATCCGCGGGGCGTGTTGGTCGTTCGCGACGAGCTTTATGGCCTACTTTCGAGAATCGAGAGCGGGGAATTTGAGAACGAGCGAGCGTTTTATCTCGAAGCATTTAATGGAGATGGATGTTTTACGTATGACCGTATCGGCCGCGGTACGGTTCATATTCACGCCTGCACGCTTAGCATTGTGGGGGGGATTCAGCCGTCACGGCTGGCACCGATGGTTCGCGCCGCTATGTCTGGCATTAAGAATGATGGATTCATTCAACGAATGCAGCTCGCTGTCTGGCCGGATGACTTACCATCTTGGCGGTGGGTTGACCGGACGCCCGACAGCACATCGGCTGCTTTGTACGAGAAGGTTTTTAGGGATCTCCATGGATTAACGATTGGGGATACCGCTAATCCCCACATCATGCGGTTCAGTCCCACCGCCCAAGAGCTTTTTCGAGATTTGACAACTCAGCTCCAGACGGAAGCGCGTGCCGGCCGGCTTCCGCCGACTGTCGAAAGCCATATTCTGAAGATGCCGAAAACGATTGCGGCACTGGCGCTGCTATTCGAGCTGATTGACGGCGGCAGGTGGGAGGTCGGCGAAGAAGCCACCAGGCGCGCGATGGCATGGGCGTCGTACCTGCGCAGCCATGCGAACCGTTTGTACGCCTCAGGGGAAGCCATGGCTGAGGACGGCGCGCGCCTCATCATCGAGCGTCGGCAGCAGTTACCCCATCAATTCAGCCAGCGAGATATTTATCGCAAGGGGTGGGCGAATCTTCCCGATAAAGACGCGGTCGAGTCAGCCGTTCATGTGCTGCTTGCAACGCATCACTGTCGCGAAGTTGCGCCCGTGAAAGGCGATCAGGGGGGACGACCTGCCACCACCTACGCTTGGCACCCCAGCCTTAACGATGAAATGCGAGGCGATGTCGATGCGGAAAAATAA
- a CDS encoding HGGxSTG domain-containing protein — MNQERIVSQLANIRAAPRCGARTRAGGACQCPAIRSRHRCRLHGGCSTGAPKGRANGNFATGEFTAEAIQERQWLRAVVCTYGKLVKA; from the coding sequence ATGAACCAGGAACGCATCGTGTCACAGCTTGCTAATATCAGGGCAGCACCGCGCTGTGGCGCAAGGACGAGGGCCGGCGGTGCTTGCCAGTGCCCGGCTATTCGGAGCAGGCATCGGTGTCGGCTCCATGGCGGATGTAGTACAGGCGCGCCGAAGGGGCGCGCCAACGGCAACTTTGCGACGGGTGAGTTCACCGCGGAGGCCATCCAGGAGCGGCAGTGGCTCCGGGCGGTCGTTTGCACCTATGGAAAGCTGGTGAAGGCATGA
- a CDS encoding porin, which translates to MTMIKSLILGSAAGLIAMSGAQAADLPVKVKAVEYVKICSLYGAGFYYIPGTDTCLKIGGFIRVDTSFNSSGVYGTPFFQGTGATNLRNKDYFTGRVRANLNMDTRTATEYGVVRTFVNTQFQWSDGTDGIAGGNNEVDYAFIQFAGFTIGKAVSQFDPQWVLAHPSISSGFTGGSDNKTGIPQLAYTASFGNGFSASISAETPRPYRVAGIYDGNDAFTATTVGGGVPGITGYLNSSAGQQIPDFVGNLRLDQAWGSLHFAGAVHHVSVGYNGGLNGVTGENTGHPDDKFGYALTAGFEIKNLPTGVGDSLKADVTYANGASRYVFGGTSNVAGSGYTIFNGNGAAFGQYMDAVFASPGGAFPAADLQLSTDWGARIFYEHYWNPAWRTSLYGVYARHENTGTGNAILVNRYNAAFGGGITGDANFSIYQVGSRTAWTPVKNLTFSAEVQYAWMDTGLSGTITPTGFTNRTNPVVLGSQGTLVGQVQALRSF; encoded by the coding sequence ATGACGATGATTAAGAGCCTTATCCTCGGTTCAGCGGCGGGTCTGATCGCCATGAGCGGAGCACAGGCGGCCGATCTTCCGGTGAAGGTCAAGGCTGTCGAATACGTGAAGATCTGCTCGCTCTACGGCGCAGGCTTCTACTACATCCCCGGCACCGACACCTGCTTGAAGATCGGCGGCTTCATCCGCGTCGATACCAGCTTCAACTCGTCGGGCGTTTACGGCACCCCGTTCTTCCAGGGCACTGGCGCGACCAACCTGCGCAACAAGGACTACTTCACCGGCCGCGTTCGTGCCAACTTGAACATGGATACGCGCACCGCCACCGAATACGGCGTCGTTCGCACCTTCGTGAACACCCAGTTCCAGTGGTCGGATGGCACCGACGGCATTGCCGGCGGCAACAACGAAGTCGACTACGCCTTCATCCAGTTCGCCGGTTTCACCATCGGTAAGGCCGTGTCGCAGTTCGACCCCCAGTGGGTGCTGGCGCATCCGTCGATCTCGTCGGGCTTCACCGGCGGTTCCGACAACAAGACCGGTATCCCGCAGCTCGCCTACACCGCTTCGTTCGGTAACGGCTTCTCGGCAAGCATCTCGGCTGAAACCCCGCGTCCCTACCGCGTCGCCGGCATCTATGACGGCAACGATGCGTTTACCGCAACGACTGTGGGTGGCGGCGTACCCGGCATCACCGGTTACCTTAATTCCAGCGCTGGCCAGCAGATTCCTGACTTCGTCGGCAACCTGCGTCTAGACCAGGCTTGGGGTTCTTTGCACTTCGCGGGCGCTGTTCATCACGTCTCGGTTGGTTATAACGGTGGATTGAACGGTGTGACCGGCGAAAACACCGGTCATCCCGATGACAAGTTCGGCTACGCTCTGACCGCCGGCTTTGAAATCAAGAACCTGCCGACCGGCGTTGGCGACTCGTTGAAGGCGGATGTCACCTATGCGAACGGCGCCAGCCGTTACGTGTTCGGCGGTACCTCGAACGTCGCCGGTTCCGGCTACACCATCTTCAACGGCAACGGTGCGGCCTTCGGCCAGTACATGGACGCCGTGTTCGCCAGCCCGGGCGGTGCCTTTCCGGCTGCCGATCTGCAGCTGTCGACCGATTGGGGCGCTCGCATTTTCTACGAGCACTACTGGAACCCGGCTTGGCGCACCTCGCTGTACGGCGTTTACGCCCGTCACGAGAACACCGGAACGGGTAACGCCATCCTGGTCAACCGTTACAACGCGGCTTTCGGCGGTGGTATCACCGGCGACGCAAACTTCTCGATCTATCAGGTCGGTTCGCGCACCGCCTGGACCCCCGTCAAGAACCTGACGTTCTCGGCTGAAGTCCAGTACGCCTGGATGGATACCGGTCTGTCCGGCACGATCACCCCGACCGGCTTCACCAACCGCACGAACCCTGTGGTTCTCGGCAGCCAGGGCACCCTGGTCGGTCAGGTTCAGGCTCTGCGCTCCTTCTAA
- a CDS encoding MarR family winged helix-turn-helix transcriptional regulator, which produces MNVMADELTEAPQVSPITDLPMELFWEIDGLSRLFLEIQNHWAKALGLTAPQFLILQAVRELGWKKGAAVKDVAARLKVHPSFITAETKGLVKSGLVEKIPSKLDARVVLLSLSDRARSALESLHPHREALNSFVFASVDDDEMKAIINRFRSLQRLLSKGLRSLAVEGNS; this is translated from the coding sequence ATGAACGTCATGGCGGACGAACTAACGGAAGCGCCGCAGGTGTCGCCCATCACCGATCTTCCGATGGAACTATTTTGGGAAATTGACGGCCTGTCTCGGCTTTTCCTAGAAATACAGAATCATTGGGCAAAAGCCTTAGGACTTACGGCTCCCCAATTTCTTATCCTCCAAGCAGTGAGAGAACTGGGATGGAAAAAAGGGGCTGCTGTTAAAGACGTTGCCGCAAGGCTTAAAGTTCATCCATCATTTATCACTGCCGAGACGAAGGGGCTCGTGAAGTCGGGCCTAGTGGAGAAGATCCCGTCTAAACTTGATGCTCGTGTGGTACTTCTGTCCTTATCAGACCGCGCGAGGTCAGCTTTAGAATCGCTTCACCCTCATCGCGAGGCGCTTAACAGCTTTGTATTTGCGAGCGTTGACGATGACGAGATGAAAGCGATCATCAACCGATTTCGATCACTTCAAAGATTATTGAGTAAGGGGCTGCGTTCTCTCGCGGTAGAGGGCAATAGCTGA